Within Primulina tabacum isolate GXHZ01 chromosome 5, ASM2559414v2, whole genome shotgun sequence, the genomic segment ATCCGGCCCCGGTGATCTCTGCATAAAGATGCTTAGATTTTGCTTGCTGTATTTTGTCCACACCTCATATGGCATTTCTTGACCCCTCCGAACTGCCCAAAAATCCAATAGCCTTATTTGTAGTATTCAAACAAAAAAGATTACTAATAGATTCTTGACTCTCAACACTACTGACTTTCGATAAGAAAAGATTCCTTATTGTTATCTGAGTTCCTCGTCGATTTCTTTTACGCATAAAATCCGAAGAAGTTCCAAGATTTATCCCTATGTTTTCTTGGAATTTATGATGCCTTATTCCTCCTTCCTAGTTTTTGTTCTTATTCCTTTTGTTTCCTGAAAGGGAGACCTGTATATCCCTTATTTATATATAGATCCGGCCATTTAACCACTTCCAACATTTTTCAAATCACAAAATTTTTTCCATCTGGGTTAAAGATGGAGGGTATGGATCATGAGGAGTTTTTGAGTCTTGGGCTTGCTGTTACGGATTATAAGTCGGGTTGCGAGAGGAAGAGGGAAAGGAAGAGAATGGAACTCGCTTTTCCCTCGGATTCGAGTGATGAAATCTGTGAAGGAAGTAAAATATTCTCAGCTCCTTCAATTGAGGGAACAAATAATGAAGATTGATCACAAGGTCATCAAAGGTCCCTTATCTTACCATGAAGATGGAAAAGAACTTCATTTGATCCACTTGCTGCTCATATCCGCCACCTTGATTAATGAAAACAAAGTTGCCTCAGCGATGGAGAACCTCACAGAATTGTATCATAATGTGTGCTTGACAGGAGATTCTATCCAAAGGGTTGCCACCTATTTTGCTGATGGCCTCGTGGCAAGGCTACTGACACGAAAATCTCCGTTTTACAACATGATAATGAAGATCCCAACTCCTGATGAAGAGTTCTTGGCATTCACAGAACTCTACAAGGTGTCACCGTTCTATCAATTTGCTCATTTTACTGCAAATCAAGCCATTCTTGAAGCCTTTGAGAAAGAGGAAGATTCAAATAATAGAGCCTTGCATGTCATCGATTTCGACGTATCATATGGATTCCAATGGCCTTCTTTGCTGCAATCTCTCTCAGAAAAGGCAACTTCCAACAATCAAATTTGGATCAAGATAACCGGATTTGGCAGAAGCTTGGAGGAACTTCAAGAAACAGAATCAAGATTAGTGAGTTTCGCCAAAAGCTTCAGGAATTTAGTCTTCGACTTCCATGGCTTGGTAAGATCACCAAGCACCATCAAGCTCGTTAAACCCAAGAAAAAGAAGAACGAAACACTGGCATTCAACTTAGTATTTCATCTAAATTCATTAAACAGTTTCTCCGAGATCTCGGAGACCTTAACACACTTAAACACGATACGTCCCTCCATCGTCGTGCTTGTGGAACAAGAAGGGACCAGAAACACACACAACTTCCTATCAAGATTCGTCGAATCGCTGCATTATTTCGCAGCCATTTTCGATTCATTGGACGACTGTCTCCCGATCGACAGCGCTGAGAGGTTAAGAATTGAGAAGAACCATCTCGGAAAAGAGATCAAAAGCGTGCTAAATCATGATCATAGATTAGAGAGTGAGAATAACTGTCCAAAATTCGAGAAGATGGAGACATGGAAATGGAGAATGGAAAGCCACGGTTTCTCGGGGATTAAGCAAAGTTCAGTCTCCATAATGCAGGCAAAATTGCTGCTGAAAATGAGAAGCCATTGTTGTCACCCAGTATATAATGATGGAGAAAATGGGGGTTTCAGAGTTTTTGAAAGAGATGAAGGCAGAATCATATCTTTAGGGTGGCAGGAAAGGATTCTGATCACTGCCTCCTCTTGGTGCTGCTGTGTATGACACAAATtctttaaacatatatatatatatatatatatattatatatatatatatatataatatattcttttgctttttctttctttcttttttttatgaaaaaatttattttttattttgaaactaaTTTAGATGCATATCCTTTATATTTTATACTATTTTTTTCCCGGCATATATCTTGTACTACCAAATGATTATACCATACTTTGTTCACAATTCATTCAATTACAAAATATCCtacttttaaaacaaaacaattattctaattattatCATAATTAATCGAGTtaattataaatgattttataaaatattatctctaattttaataattagaaaTCGTTTccacaaaaaaaattatgatatccGGACAATGTCTTCCAAAAACATTTTTTATAATATCTAACCGAGAATCTATGGACCATAATATAGTTATATTGAATTTGCCGGAAATATTTTTAATACAATTTTCTGGATAATTTCAAGTAACATAAACGagtaaattattgtacattgattattaattattaattaattaaaagtatAAATCCccttgtaaaaaaataaaatgaacagTTGACTGACCCCAAATGTCTGGAGCCCTAATTTTTGCATCCCTGTCAAACGTCACCGTTTAAAAGTGGAAGAACGTTCTCAAACGTGCTACATAAGCAACAAATCCAATAAATAGTAGAACCGTAATTTTTTTGGGGTCTTTAATTGAatctgaaatcaagaaaaaggtTGCGAGAAGCGAAGAACAATGGAGGAGCTACAATCCGCCCTAAACGCGCATATGGATCAAATGGCAGATCTGGTGGAAAAGCTCACGGCAGAGCTCCGCTCTGAACTCAAGCCCGCGTATGAAaattttttgggtttttttcATGCCATTAATTGGAAGGTATTGCATAGATAACTATATCCAACTGCGCTTATGGTGGAGAAGACAAATTGATTTGCATTAATGATAATTGTGATGTGGTGTTGTGGAGATCTGTTATTTGAGCTTTTGCAATTTGGATTTATGCTTCATCTCAGTGAACGTTCTGTTAGGGGTTATTTTATGGTTTTATCCTAAAGCTGGTTCATAATTCTGTGGTGACCACGTTTTACTGCTGAAAGTCTGGCAATGGAATTGATGCCTCATCGAAAGCTTACAAGTTTTTCTCTTTTCTAAAGCAGGCtctttaatttgatcaaatatcCATGATAACTGTTAGGTTGTGTTTGGATAGATGGATTTGATTTGGATTAGATATTTGATTTGGGGAAGTATTTGAGAATGGATACTTATTATTGAATTTACTTCACTTGATCTagaatggatttgaaattcaattacATTTTGTCCATCCAACAAGtaaatgaatttgaatcttAGATTTGAAAACCTTAGTCTTTTGATACTAAGGCATTATTCTTCCCCAGTATTTCTAATTGTCACGAAAACTTAATGAATTGTTAGTATATTTTACCCTTGCATGCACATACCGCCTGTGTCGGATATCTGACTATCATTTCTTATTTCCAGGAACCTTGGTTGATATGTCTTATTTCCATCCATGTGTTCTTACTGCTAGTAACTTTTGCATCTAGGAAGAACGTCAACTTTCAGATGTGTTTGTTTCTTCTTGCACGTAAGCTGGCTAAATTGATAATCTTGTATATTGAATCCTTTTCTCTTTGTAAGTTTTTACCATAAGATTTAATATTCCTAGAAGGGAGTAATCTTACTTTGTTGGCGTAAAAGGATCTGGCATCAATTGTTAAAATTAGTAGAATCACGTAGAGATATTAGTCTCTTATACAGCAGATGCAGAAACTATAGAGGTACAATGCTTTCTGAGGATTGTGGCCAATCCCCACGCCCTAACTTGTGTgtcaaagaaaaatgaaacatgaGCTGTAGTCTGAAGAAGATGTTTAATAAATATAGTGTTGCATATGTGTCATTCCCATGCCCTAACTTGTGTGTCAAAACAGAACAATGATATATGAGCGCAGGCTGAAGGCGGTGCTCAATAAATATAGTGTTGCATGTGTATTTGGACTTCAAATTCATATTTGTTCGTTTGGGAGCAATTTATTAGTGCAGTTACATTGTTGCAGTTGGAGGAGTTTATCTTGCTGAGAGGCTTAATAGTTTCTTAGCTGGAAATTGGAGAAGTTTTGCAGGGCAAGACTATTTTGATCCGCATGGACTTTTTCTCTCAGTACTTTGGTCTGGGCCACTGTTGGTGATTGCGGTCCTGATCTTGGTAACCGAACAGTTAAATCTAGTTCATATTCTTTTTACTCCTATTGTCGTTTCGCCTGATATATTGTCTTAACTATCGTTGCAGGTGAACACATTGTTTTCGATGTGCCATTTGATTGTTAGATGGAAACGAGCCGAGCTCAGACATCGTGCGAGAGCAGCTAGTAACAAAGAGGATTGAGTTCTTACTACGTTTCTATCTTTTTTGTCCATGCCTTCTACTGAGTttcatttatattatgttaACTGAGACGGATTGTGTCTTCATTATGTAAAAGTGACTAGTAGTCAGTTTTTTTAAGGGAATACACGTTAATTTAATCGTACTTGCACCTTTGAATTTAAGTTTGGTGATCATCATGTGTGTTAGTTTCTCTTGAGTTCATGCACACTGATATCTgtatatacaatatataaaataatggtTATTATTTGAGATTTATATGATCatacaaaataataatcattataGACGGATTAACACGAGTCATATTAAAGTGAAAAAGTAATGATATTTAACatgaaaataatgttttttcataaatcaagtcGGGATGGAGACTAAGTTTTTGTGCAGCCATTATTATATTTGAACATAATTCTTACGAtagcaaatttaaaaaaatttaaaactgttgttttaaaataaattatctaAAAATAAGAGAGCAAGATGGATGGACTTTCTCCTTACTTTAGAAACTCATCctatttttttgtatttgtaaaattaaatttttttttgtatttgtaaaattgaattattattattattattattattattattattattattattattattatttaaaaaaaataagctCCATTTTCCGTGATAGGCTTTTTGGTTTTACCTAGGCATGGGCTAAATTTTATCGTGGCCAATGTTTTAGGTAGATTGTTTTTCTGCTACGTGACtcttgataaaattaatatttggtTATCAACTCAAAAGATGTGTAATTTCAGAAGACTTGTATATTGGAAAAAGTAATTATCCTGACTTTATAAATTACTTTGTAAATTAATTTCTTTTTGTAatttttcttcaacatttatatattttcataaatacgtTCATTCAAAAATGTAAATGAAACCTGGTGAATTAGCATTATGTATTTTTGTGTCAGGAATCAATATATTAGTTGGTCTTGAGAAACAAATGAATATATAACCAAAAACTTCCATTAACTTGTACATGacttataatattaatttagtttCATATTTAAGTTAAATGAGTTTGAACTTATAATTTGTATTGTTCCAAGAGAACAATAACGAAGATTTATATACTTTCATCTGGTGCAAAATAGAGGAAACTGATGTGTGATCCGCAACCCATTCGATTTCTCAGATTCAGAGTGGTGCACATGATGAAGAAGAAAGTAACCTACTCTTAGCCGAGTTGGTTGTGTGTGTGAAGCGTGAAATTATGGTTTCAAGATCAAGTTCAGCAAAAGTCTTTTTAGCTTAAACATGTCTGCAGGTTTACTACTGCATATATCCGGGGTTTACCTAGTGTAACAAAGGGTATTGGCTCGGGTTGCTCCTAAAAAAAATCCAACGTTATAGTTTTTCTAATTTAATTACATTAAGAACATAAATGAGCCAATATTGAAATTAGAACGGCAATAAACTTTATCTTAACGTTACAATTAGTTATAAATATTGTAAAAAAGAATTGGTCTGACAAACAGCAAAAGATAGGAGAAAAGCACATAATTAAGGCTGCCCTTTTGCCTGTAATCGATCAGATGAACATTTCAATAAAACTCAGTGGTCGGATTGATCATTAGAATCCGGAGATGGAAGCATAGCTAGAACTACTACTCCACCCACAGCCGCCATGATTGCACCGCCCACGAACGCCGGCAGATTACCTCCTCCGAACAAAGCGTCCCACGGCCCACTCGTCACCGACACAAACATCTGTTACCcaaaagaaaaacaagagaaaCTTTTATACTGAGTTTCCATGCATAATTTCCGATCAATCGATGTATTTCAATATAGTGTAATGTAATTTAATAGATTACAAAAGTTTACCTGTGGGACCACTATAGCTAGATTTAGGACTCCTAAAGAGAGCCCTGCGCATATTATAGATATACATAGTATCAATATATGACAAGatgcataaatatattttatttcttagcATATATCTTTTTCTAAATTTATACCTTGTCCGGAGCCAGAGCTACTGGAAAATATGGATGCCAAAGCAAATGGGATGCTGAAAGTTACCTagaaaaatgaataaattttaaatgtttatccATCTTAATTTCTTGTAAATTAAGAAACAAGAGTGATAGTATAACGTACTGATAGAGGGATTCCGAGAACAGCAAAGAGGGCCAAAGCTCCGGCCTTGACACCAGCCGTCGGCGGAAGAAGGGAACCGTCGGCTGCGTATTGGCGATTGGCTTCGGCCAACTTACTGACCAAAACTGTCGATGCCAAGCAAACAGCCAACAAAAAGCTGACGGCGCCCCACAATTTCTTGATTTTTCCAAACCCACGAGCAAAGAATTGCACCCCCAAAGAAGCGAATCCCAAGACCACAGAATTCAACATCAGGCCCAATGCGCCAGCGCTGACACCAAGATCGTACAATCTCCCCTCTCCAACGTTTCCGCCGTACACTTCCTTCCCCATCCAATCTGTGTCGAACAACAAGAATGGGAACCACGCGATCCAGTTCAGGGCTGTGGCGAGCATTAGAATCCACATGGATTTTGGTAAGTTCTTCAGTGCGCCGAATAGCTCCACGAATACTCGGATGCTTCCCTTCTTGGAATCTTCTGGTTTCGCTGAAATGGTGGTCTCGGATACGAAGGACAGTGCTGTCACGGTCAGAGTCAACAAAAGGAATATGGAGATGAAGAAACAGCTCTTGAGATTTGCGCAGTAAACTTCACAGGCGGTGGTTCTGGTGAAGGGGAAGACTTTGTAGAGTTGCGGGTATGATCCAGCGGCATAGCCGAGTACATTTCCTACGGCCATGAAGAATGAGAACAATGCATTTGCTGCCGCCATTTTTCTTGTATTTCCGCATGATAAATCGGCCAAGAATGCCCTGCAAGGACCCTGAAACATAACAAAAACTTGATGTCAATGTTTTTTTTGTGATAAACcaaaagagagagaaaaaaaaatgaatatatatacTTGTAACATGTTATTTGCAACATCAAGAATCCAAAAACCGGCGACAAAAATAGCAATAGCCCTTGGCTTAGAAGGTTTCGCCAGAGAATCTCCGGCCACATAGCCTAGATCAGCGGCGAATCCAATAAGAACAATGGCAACGGCAACAAGTGCTGCTCCTGAGGCGATGAAGGGGCGGCGTCGGCCAAATCTGGAGGTGCATCTATCACTGTAATATCCAACTATAGGCTGAACTAGCAATCCGGAAACTGGTCCACACAGCCAAATAAAAGCGGACCAAATGTGGGGTATGCCTAACAACTGCACGTAAGGGGTCAAAAGGGAGAGTTGCAGAGCCCATCCAAACTGCACCCCCGCGGCAATCGACGCCACAAGAACGAACTTGCTCACCGGCGCCGGTGCTGTTGAGGAACGTACACTTGCAACCTCCATTGTTATATCCCTCTGTCACTCTCTCCTTTCTCTTTATACAGATATATAAATGGATGCATGGCATTTTACGTGTAGGTAAAATACACCATCCATTTATTTTGAAACAGTTAAtatgtataaaatatataatatggtCTGGATTTATTAGTGTGTATATTTTTTCCCAAGTTAACATCGAAAATCATAGGATGCCATAAAATACAGTTGTCTCTTTTGGTAACATAATGATTGACTCAGAATTtattttttactattttatgatatagatattaaaataaaattgttaaTCAATTCCTAATATAGTACGAGGAATTAATAATGGATAAGTAAGAATATACAGGAAACGTATTTTAGCCGTATATATATTGGCTTTAAATATTCAATGAATGCATGAATTTGATATGGTtattatatctatatatatacagaTATATCATATAAATTACCTTGATAAATTGATGAATTGGATGATTTGATTTGGATAAGTTTCAAATTACTCAATCAAATCCTGAGGATTTGCTATTTACTGTTTCGAACAAAAGACTACTATAAATAAAAACTAAAGAATTTCAATTTCATTTATTTCAAATTATCCAAAATAATTTAGTCGATTTGGATAATTCTATAATACGTacagagtaggtctcttgtgagacggtctcgcgaatctttatcagtgagacgcgtcaattctaccgatattcacaataaaaagtaatattctttcattgatgacccaaataaaatatatgtctcacaaaatacgacccgtgagaccgtctcacataagtttttgtcatacGTTAATATGGTGACACAACtctttttttcttgattatacttttaTATAGTAGTGTGTCTCACGATGTACGCATGATATATTGAGTTTTAATTGAAAGATAATTTCGTGTATTCATtgcaaatatttaatatttttttaaaaaatgatcgACTTATAttgaattgatatatttttattgacttcTCTAGAATTTCATAAAGTCGTAAAAGATTTCCATAGGCTATTCTAGATTTATTTTGACAAATTTTTATAGACaattataaacattttcaaagatttcagtggaatttgaatataaaaaataaattatttcaatggaatttgaataaaaaaataaacttacacatgcaaataa encodes:
- the LOC142545839 gene encoding uncharacterized protein LOC142545839, coding for MEELQSALNAHMDQMADLVEKLTAELRSELKPAYENFLGFFHAINWKEPWLICLISIHVFLLLVTFASRKNVNFQMCLFLLALGGVYLAERLNSFLAGNWRSFAGQDYFDPHGLFLSVLWSGPLLVIAVLILVNTLFSMCHLIVRWKRAELRHRARAASNKED
- the LOC142545840 gene encoding sucrose transport protein-like, with protein sequence MEVASVRSSTAPAPVSKFVLVASIAAGVQFGWALQLSLLTPYVQLLGIPHIWSAFIWLCGPVSGLLVQPIVGYYSDRCTSRFGRRRPFIASGAALVAVAIVLIGFAADLGYVAGDSLAKPSKPRAIAIFVAGFWILDVANNMLQGPCRAFLADLSCGNTRKMAAANALFSFFMAVGNVLGYAAGSYPQLYKVFPFTRTTACEVYCANLKSCFFISIFLLLTLTVTALSFVSETTISAKPEDSKKGSIRVFVELFGALKNLPKSMWILMLATALNWIAWFPFLLFDTDWMGKEVYGGNVGEGRLYDLGVSAGALGLMLNSVVLGFASLGVQFFARGFGKIKKLWGAVSFLLAVCLASTVLVSKLAEANRQYAADGSLLPPTAGVKAGALALFAVLGIPLSVTFSIPFALASIFSSSSGSGQGLSLGVLNLAIVVPQMFVSVTSGPWDALFGGGNLPAFVGGAIMAAVGGVVVLAMLPSPDSNDQSDH